A segment of the Panulirus ornatus isolate Po-2019 chromosome 39, ASM3632096v1, whole genome shotgun sequence genome:
TCCTGAATTTTCTTTAGTACACTGCCTATGTGCAAAACCTGATCTACACACCATATTTACTTCCTGAATTCACCTTGTTTTTAACCAATGATATTTTATGAAACATGCTTAGTTGTTCAAGATCAAACTAAACTACTGAAACTCCTACCTCTGGTAAAGATGAATGAAATTCACTTAGACCTCGAATAAATGCAGCAAACTCATTATGCTTCCTAGTTATATCTTGCAACTGGCTTTGGAGATGTCTGTGGACATGTGCAGGAACATTACCTTGTAGTGCTGCTCGTTGAGCCTCCAACTGCTCAACCTGAACTTCACCTAATTCCAGCTTAAGTCttaatttctttatcaatttcCCATAGGTACGGACTTTCTGTGGAGGTAAAAAGCAATTGCTTAAGTACTAAAGGAGATGGTTCTGTATGAATGCATGCTAACCTTCTCCCCTCAAAATAATACATGTAACTCATTAAAGTTAGCATGTATTAACTGCAAGTAGgtattaagtataatgataattcatACAAAACCTCTTCCAAACACTGCAAGTCTGTCACAACACATCCTATCCTTACTATCAACTGTCTTTACTACATTGATTATTGCTGAAGCCACACTCCTCTGCTTTACCAATAGTTGTTTGATCTGTATAAAGTATATAACTGTGTCCTGTAGTGCATCTTCCCTGTTCACCTTTCACTTTACAAATGGTaattttccctcttccttcctatTACTACCCTGCTAGTCACCTTACTTCTAAGTAAATTATACTCTTTAGTTACAATCTCATAATTATTCTTTCATACAGTGGTACTACCAACACATCCATTCAGTTCTTTAGTAAATTAGCTTCTTCCCTAGTTCATCCACATAACACATAAAAGTATGTCACATCATCCATTTCCTCAAGCACCATCCTATTATCTAATTCATTTCAGACGCCTTTCCATAATTAATTGACTTCAAGTtttctatcttttcatttttgatCTCAAAACTTTTCCATTCTAGAAAATTCTCATCATAGTTACCTAAGTAAGTACACATTCCCTTACCAAAATAAACTGGCTATGCTGTTTTATATCTCCTAACCTGTCATCTCCTTTCAACACTTTCACATTCCCTAACTTATTTATCTCCATATCCAAAAATGATACTTTTGATATGCACATATTCCTAACATTTAGTCCCTACTTTGAACCTTACAAATGGAAACTCGTactgtgaaagaggaaagtgttcAACTTATGAAATATGTGAGACCAGTTAATCTCATGAAACACATTAAGCTCAAGAAGCCTGCAACCATCTGAAAAGTTTGGAAAATTACAGAAGCTGGTCAAGCTACAGAATTCATGGAATATACCAAAATCTAGAGGATTTCTTTTAAACATATTATAAGTACAAGTatagataatcattattattcatgtatactgtatcatactgcaAGAATAATGTTTTGTTCTTTATAACAATTAGTTATTTTACCATGCAGCATCTGACATCTTAAAAGACTGAAAAAATAGGATTAATTAAAGAACCagcaagcttaaaaaaaaaaaagactcaaaaaATAGGATTAATTAAAGGACCAGTAGGCTTAATGCCTGCATCTGGGTGTGCCACTGCCTGGTGGGGTGAGATTACTTAACAGTTTGCCAAGCCAATGGATGGAAGGATTCAAAGTTTGGAGGACAAATTACCAGGCTAATACTGACTGAGGAGGGACAACTCTGTTCAGTTGTCTAACTTCTCATTAACATAAAGGATCTTCGGTAGAAATAAAAGGCAAATATCTACGCAAGTAATTCTAGAGTATTATACAGAAAAAGTCCAAAGGAAAGGTGgagaaacattaaaagaaaatgttaCCAATTGAGTGTCATACTGGAGAAGCCTTACTTAAGATATATGAAGAGGGTCATATGTCAACCTCTAGGGTGTATAGTAGGTGAAGGGATAAAGAATGCAGATGCAGTAGACAGATATCTTTAACATATACCGTACTTGCACATGTACACTACCTGTTTAAGCTGACTACATTCCTCCAAGTAGTTTTTGTTCTTTTCAGCAAGGCGAATCTCTAAGTTTGAAATCCTGGCACGCAGCTGCTCTAACTCCTCCTGATGAGAAGCTCTTAAGTCAGCCATAAGGTGATCTccactctctcttcctttctttgcctcttccttcaccatatcATACTGACTTTTGGCTTCACTGAGTCTGTCAAGTGATGATGAAAAATTATAATATTTATCAAAGATTTATGTCTTTTTCCAGGTACAAGATAAAATAAATGACCACTCTAAATATGACAGGAATAAAAGGTCATAAATTTACAGCTCTTATCCATCCATACAGTGCACATTATTTCTTACATTCAAAGTATCATGGTCTGTACTaaatctttcaaaaaattcctgcTAATACATGAGCCTCAGCTGTTTTCTGCATAACATATCCAAGCACTGTTACCATTACTCTCTCTCAACAATATTCAAAGGTCAACATACATTATCTGCTATTCAGTTTTGTATGAATACATGACAGTTTGCAAAACTATTTGAAATTACAATGTTGTTAACATCTAATTCCATTTTCATACAAATGAGATTCCTACTTGTTTTTGAGTTGGTGACACTGTTGCTGTAAATCACTGATGTGAGTCTTCAGTTCTTGTGTTTCTGCCTCTTGTTTATGAAGTTCCTGACGTAGGGTGGACGAATCCTCTCTTTCCCGACGCAGCAACCCTTCCATACTCTCAAGGGAAGCCACTCTGGCTTCAAGTACaaccttctctctttctacactgtGAAGCTTCTCTGTCACCTGTTGGACCTCAGTTTGCAAATCACTTAATCCGgtgtctcttttctcttctaaacCTTTTGTTTTGGCTTCCAGAACCTTGAATGGTGTAAGTAAAATTAATGAGTCTATAATGTGATGGCAGAAACCTGATTCCACATTTCATGTTGAAAGTATATGACAATTCATTGGGTACAACCTGGGTTTAAATTGATGTTGCATGCCATGATTTAATACCATACCATCATGCTAAGGTTCAAATGTCTTTGACATGCTGGGTTTGAATAGCTATTGATACATTTTTTCTGATAATTCAAGTTAATTTCACCCATTATGAACATATTTTTTCCTGTTCCATATTTAAAGCATTAATACCTGGAGAAAAAGAAGTGCTTACTTCACCATTCCCGTTCCTCCCAAACCCCATCTATATACAACATTGCTTTCATCTGATGGATATACTGAGTAAGGCATAAAATGTGCAGTGACAACTGGGTGTCATGATCCAAGTGATCAGTAAATTGTCCCTGAATATTTCATTAAGCCTAAAATTCATTACAGTGTGGTACATAACCTGTAAGCATCAACTCCCTCTGATGCTCAAAATCCATTTCCTGATAGTTTCAATTAAAATTCATTAAATTTGaggaaaagaatatttttcttttgtcattaTCATAAATTTCTTGGTCCTATTTCTGCCTTTCTCTACTGTTTGTTGTTCTCTTACTGTTTTTGCTTTGTGAATGGCACTGAGCTCAACTATCAAAGTACTTCCCCTCTTACTAAACGTTCTAACTCAGTTTCAGACTGAAAATTTCAATCTTGACATTTAAAGGTGCGAAGACACCTGGTAATATTAAACTTTGCAGATAATTATGCATGTGCCACTTTCTATTCATCTGTCTGTTATGAGGTTCTCTATTCGTATTTCTCTCAGTTGGATGAAACGCACAAAGGCAGGCACATTTTGTAAGAATCAATTTACTATACTGATAATCAATTTACTAAACAGGTCTCAAACCCTACAAGCAGCCAGCATATAAGAAATCCAGGCAGATCTCATGAATCCTATGCAATTCTAGGTATACTCTTATTATATCAATTGATTTTATTAGGTAAACAAGGCATAACCTTATGGTAAACTAGGGCAACAAAGGTGACTGCAGACAATCAATGCTTACAGAAGGAAATTCATAACATAATAATATTAAGAGTAAATTTTTGcagaatatattcattatttttctggCATCATTACTTACGTGTGTACCTCTTTCTGTCCACCTCGGTTCATAAAAACTTTCTATACATACCCTTATGTGATCCTGCAACTGAGAATTTTGCTGTGCATGCTGGTTTGAACTTGTAAGGTGTAAGCGTCTCTCCTCAGCAATTCGTTTTTCCAACTCTTGCTCTTTTGCTGCAGCTCGCTCTCTGACCATTGTAAcaacttccttctcttcctcgatCATTTTCATCAGCTCTGTGTGATGAAAATTATTTATAAAGGAATATTGGCTTGAATGCAAGAGAATTCATTTCCTCTGAGTGCAAGAGAATTTATTTTCTCTGAGTAAACTGAAGTTAATTTCAAGGGGACCTCCTCAGACATGCAACCCTGAAAACTGGTGTTCTCACCAGAATCTAAGAGTGGTGGACCAACTTGTCTCTAAAATGTTTTTATAGtaatatttcatccctggggaaaggTGGAGAAAAATACAACCCATGTATTTCTTGCAAGTCATAGAAGATAACTACAAAAAGTGCAAGCATAGCAGGCACTGCCAGACAGAAAAGTCAGCATCAGCTCAGACCAACCTGCAAAGCAAGTAGAGATTTACCCATGCTAGCCAGAGCAGTATTCATGAATGGTCAAAACGGTTAACAAGAAACAGAAGTGTCAGGAAAAGGCTGGATAGGCTACTATGCAGTGGAGGAACTGATTGTTTGATATAGCATTCGGAAGAGACCCCCTGCTGGAGTAATCCTCCTGTAAAGACAAAATACTTTTTTCTGATACAGAGAAGAGAGATACATATCAATAGGTACTGAGACATCTAACATAAGAATAAAAAATTGCAGGAACTCACTGAATTACTTTTCTACGGTGAAGCAATTCTTTAATATTACTAATTACCATTAATGCGTTTAGCAGTTGTAGCCGTATCCTGATCTTTATCTCGACGAAGCTGAGAAACTTCAGCTTTAGCTGCTTTTAACTGAACTTGACAATGTTGCTCCACTTCAGATAAGCGACTCTGAAAGTTATGCACGATAGCCCTTAAACTACCATTTACAAAAATAACTTTCACATTCATAACCAATTTCATTATGTGAGGGAGTTCATAAACCATACATCTATACAAGGGAGTTAATAACAATATGATATACCTCAATAAGCTGTTGTTGAAGCCTTTCCGAGTTTAGAGTTGTGGTTAATTCTCGCACGGTGGTTTTCTCCTTGTCAAGCTCTCCACGTAAGGAGTCCACTGTTTCACTAAGATGGACCTTGTCTCCCTTCACAAAGTATGCATGAGAAAAATCACCAAAACAAAAACGTGATAAGACTATCACAATTACTGTAAAATACAGaagaatattttttattatatctttagttattccaaaatatataaataaatggccTAAACAGCACCTTCTACAAATACTATCAACACTACATATCACATTCTTAAATTCCTGTTTTCCTCTCACAGGCATAttcccttcctctgttctttcatTTCAGCTTTATTTTCCTGTCTATATAACTAGAGTGACAAAAAAACTGTTCCCAGTGTTTCTGTTTCCTATATGCATTTACCTTTTGTATACTAGGAGGACTTAAGAAGAACTTCTAAACTCCAGGGTCTTATAACCTCTAAAAAATTTTGAACACTGATATTCCTCCTTCAGTAAAGTCTTATACTCTGACTTGTGAAGTGAAGTCAAAGCAGTGAATTAAAAGAAGACAGTTGATTCAAGACAAAAATGCAGAATTCTAAAAGAAATGGTCAGTAAATACAAAATAGGTAATTCAGATAGGCTGGACACAGAGATAACTCCTGTGGAAACAATACCCccaaaaatacacaaaatatgAATGAAGTGGGAGGCTATAAATAAAGGTAATGTGGAAGGACATAGTGAGGAAGTATGCATATGAAAACGATATCAGTTTATAAATAGACTGCAGCACCTAGAGTTGTTTACGGACCATCCTATTGTACGTAGTGGGACTGATGAAAAAAATGCGCATCATTACCATACCAGGCTCATGTTTCCTTTACAATGAATTCTGTATTTTGCTCAAAACTTCAAAACAAATGTTACCCATTAATGCATTATTCAAGTTTCAATTCACAGATGCACAAGCAAAAAGAAATACCTTGATGGCCTGTAGTGTAGTTTGGAGAGTTAGTATGCGCTGCTGTAGATCTTCCTCTGCCTGGGCCTTCTCTTTCAACAGTTTGTCACGGGCTCTTGTAACAGCTTCTAGATCTTCCTCCATCAcctattaattaaaaaaaaaaaaggtgacaacaCCTTGCTTTTCAGTAAGTTGTATGATACCAATAATAATAGGATGAGCAAAGACTCAAACATTATATCTGTCTTATGAATATGTAAAAGAACAAGCTGAGTTGGTATAGCAATATACAAAATCTGTGATACACAAAATATGCAAAAAATATTCAAACTAGATGCATGAAGGAAAACATCAAGTAAGCATTCTAGAATGAGATGGACTGAGACCTTCAAAAGCTCACTCAAAGGAAGAAGGAAGTTCAAGAAAACAAAGAATGAGAGCAGGAATGAATGGAGACGATTGACCGGGAAGCTAGACACTGGCATACTTTAAGTCCAACTGACatctggtgatgataatgataaaattgatggtaatagtgataagtggtgtcagtggattgaattggggcatttGAAGTTGCTAGGGGAAACCAAGAAAAGGTTTGCGAGACTCGGTTATGGATTgtgggctgtagttttggtgcactgcacatgacagatagagagtggctgtaagcgaatgcagcctttcttcacctGTATTTGGTACTACCTCAATCATGGGGGAAATGGTAAACGAGTACGAAaaaactaataataacaataataataaggtaCACTGATACGTGccatataaacaaggttaagaaatgGTGCAATGCAAGTGTTAAACACTCCCAGTAGTACACAAAAATAGTTATCACAGTTCAGTAAAACACCATACTGTACATTTCATAAAAGGTCATAATCATCATACCTTAATTTTCTGCTGAAACTGAATATTAGCCTGTtgtaactttctctccttctctattTGTGTGCCCTGAACTTCAGAAACTTGACTTTCTGCTTCTGTTCGCTGCTTTTCAAGCTCTCTTATCTGTGGAATAACGACCTTAGCACTGTACAAAAGATGTAAAACTGCAACAGTTTCCTGTCTTAGACTTATGAATAttcagcataaaatttatcaagaAAAATTACAAGTAATGATATCTATAATTACTCATCCCTTCTAAAacagatttcttttctttaaatgtCAATAGCTCTGTCATAGACAAAGTCCTCTAGTCAGTCACATCACTGAGTAACTACTTTATCAACATTCAAATTGAATTCTAACGACCTGTTACAACTTAAAGGATTTGTGTCACATATTATCATAAAACCCTGGGCTCCTTTGTGAAAAGAGTCAGGAGAGTTCAGAAGTACGTGTTCAATGTCTTCTGTATGAAAGTTGCATCTTGGATATGAAGTCTTACAGTATGTCAGATCAGTGCATGTAATATGCAGAGATGGGTGGCATCAAGACCAAAGACAAGTGTAAGTTGTACATGCccggggagtgtagtttcagatgagtgtatgtTTGGTGAGATGTTTAAGACTGGTTTGGTAAGATGGGTGTTTAATTCTACAGATCTGTAGGTAGAGGCTGTAGAAATGTGAAGTATGGATGAGCTTTTAACTTCTACTTGGGAGGTGGTAGTTGGTCAGGATGTTGTTTGGGTgtgacagacagatacatagattagatagataaatagaaagatagGTGGATGGACAGTTTAATAGCTAGAAATAGAAATAGACAGGTAGAAAAACAAAGATGTTCCTAAAACAATATATCCTCCCAAAATTACTCAAAACTTTGCTGTCCGAACCTCAACAGACAGAAATTATGCAAAACACAGCACACACCCTCTACACCATACAAGTATGTTCTGATGAACATTTTTAAGTAACGGAAAGTTGCAGAAGTTGCATAAAACCGAGTATTTACCTGAGTCTGATATTTCAGCTTGAGCTCCTCTATTTCCCGAGCATGTCTCGCAAGAACAGCGGATAACTCTGTTTTGATGAGGGCATTCTCATAACGGTAAGTTGCAAGTGATCGATGAAGTGAATGACTTGCATCAACGGCACCTCGAACCACTGAAGGTGAAGATTCAGCCATGGCATGGTCATCACTGGAGTCTGTACTACTCATCtgccaaaaaaaataaatccatcTGTCGCATAAATTTCAGTTTGACACTCCTCCAAATCTGCCATACAAAATATAAATTAACATAAGAATGAACCAAGTCTCTAAGTAACTCTGTATGATAGTCAGTGCATCTGCACATGAACAAATAATGTTCAAAACCAAAATTTTGTTCCATTGCATTTCATACCTTTCAGCTATATCATGACCAAATTAAGTACATAAAATATGATAAAGTAATTCTTATTGCCCAGTTAACGATTGTCATCTACTGTCATTATCTAAGCCTTTCTTCTTCAAGGCACTGTATGGCAAACCAACAACAATTACTAATGTGCTTGTGAAGTAAGAGGGATATGATTGTATTCTTGGCCTTAATAGAAAGTTAGGTTTTCATTAAATCTGTTAAGATGTTTGACCTATTAATGTACTAACTACTTcatattttccctcaccctctatATCTTATCCTCCTTCCAGATGATGGAATAAGAAAAGTGGTATAGCATGCAATTTTCTACTAACAGTAAACCGATATTGAAACATAAGAGATTAATACCATACAACTGCTATCTGCTTGATGACCctcgtatggaaaaaaaatagaagcatTTATGGAACCATTAACTGGTTCTTAATTTCTGCAAGCCCAGGTACTGGAAGACCTGAGTTCACACGGAATCTAACAAATTTATTTTATACTTAATCATTCGGACAATTCAGTggcattttcttttcaaaattaaCCTACAATCCAAAATCTTTTCACCTAACGTAAGTGCACATTACATAATCTCGCATGAGCTCAGATCGTTTGGTACCCAAGCCTGCAGGAGTTAGAAAATAATAACTGATTTTAGAGAAACTAAAAAGGAATATGAATGTAAACATTCTAAATGTGAAAATTGAATCTCACAACTTGGGATTATCATCCATCTTGTCACTTTCTATACTGTTATAATCATCATAGGCCACAGTGTTCATTCGCAAAATCAGTATATAGTTCTTACCATGGCTGTAACGAGCGTCCGTCGGTAATGGTGATCAAAAGGGAAATTGATGGTATTTGGATATGGTCAAGAAtgaatccctctctctcccattactTTACATATGTAGCTTTTactatcatttttgtttttcatctacAACACATGTTCTCTGTGTCACTGTTGAAGCAACACTCCAATCTTGTGTCTCTTCATTTTGCACATCAACTTTGTGTTGCTTGGCTAATTGTTTTGAACTTTGTTTGTTTACATTCCACCGCCGTTCATGACCAGATCCGGATTTTTACAATTTGAAATCCTGGTTCACATTTCCTAATTTATCTACTGGATTTTGCTTGTACTGAAGCTATGTATAATAGTTATCATCTAATTCTACGTAGTTGTAACTATTTCATATTTCACTTTACTGTTTTTTACATGCGATGAATGTATACACATTTGTTAATTATTACAAATATTAATGCAACCATTATGAAtctaattctaattctaattACAGTAATTGTATGTTTTATTATGATACTGCAATATATCTGTGATATTTCATTTGTAAAAGAAGATAAATGAGCTGTACATTATTGTATTATCATCGTACGATATTTTCTTTGTACATTTTATTCTTGTTCTTACATCTATGTTATTTGTTTCCAGGTTCAAGATATAGTTGTGCTGTATCATGCTATGATTATTATGTATCATTTCTGTATTAACTGTTCCATAATACTCCAGAAGGGGTTGTAAAGTAATGAAATAATTGTCCCCTGTTCAGGCCGTTGCACGTATCATTGCATTAAATCAACAGGGGGTAAAAATATATTATTTCAAAGAATATTTTCGGGAATTGTAAGCCAGATACATATTTGAGCATTTGTCAAGTTTAAGGGATTGATACCAAATCgatatggattccctctcatattgGCCTCTGGGAGCATGATAAATttatgctttagccaaacttgcacttgctATAGAAGGTATTGAAACAACACTGGGTTTGCAATCTGAAATCTCAAAACCGTAGCTAGAAAAGATTTCTTTGAAGCAAATAGACGAGTGTTTCTTGTATATGGACACTCGATATATTCCCATCATAATTaagtgtgtaaagtaaaacatgtctATGGAGACCACATCAAGTAGCATATACTTAATAGCAAGAACCTAGAGCCCAAAATTAAACAGGTCACTTAATAGAATTTCAAAACTACTCGGTAAGATTTACACTAAATTTTGCTTACAAAATATACCGACTTGGTAGATCTAGAGACGTGTtctggagaaatttttttttttgtatggtttTGGTTAGATTACATGAAAGCTTGATGTTGTAACATTAAATGTGTATTTCTGTTTTGTTCTAGTGTGTCCAGGCAAATCTAAAAGTAACGATAATGATAGAAATGGCACAAGACAGGAGGcaggataatgaaaaaaaaatctactataGTCACATTATTTAATCTTTATCAAACAATGGTCAGTACATTTGTTCTTAACAGGTTTTACACAAAAATTTTCAAATGTTTATGTTTCTTTGAAGCTGTGCTTAGAGTTCAACAGTAAAGCAAAAAACCGTTTGCATATATGAGTGATATATACAGGGGCTTGTTAGCGATTATAGATATATAACGGTCATTCCTCCCTTAAAACatatacttccattgttctttaaGAAACAGCTTTCAAATAACAATCACAGGGAGATGAGGTCAGTAATGTTATACATGGCTgaccataaaagaaaaaagattcaaCAACTTGTggatacaaaaagaaaatggacggAAACTTCATGTATAAGATAATGCCAGAAAGGTCTACAGCGAATGCAATGTGTTTTCTTGCAACCTACCACAATTAGGTTCAACACGAAAGGAGACGCCACCAAATGTACCCTCACTGTACCCTCAGTACACTTAGTACATTTAGTTCATTCTCGACAAACGCAATGAATTCAGTTCAACTTCagtatcaaaaattcctcaagaGAGAAAATAGACCCCAAACCACAGTTCTATGAGACGTCTGCATCCCAAACTTACAAGCTGGAGCTGGCTTTGCACATGTAATGATCCTTAACAAACCTCGCTCAGGTTGTTTCAAAGCTTTAGGAGCCTGATTCATTCTTTGTATCAAGCAGCATAATGTATTATATCTTATTTCAAAGCTAGACAACATTAGTCTTGAAAAGAATCCTCAAATGTACCCTTTTCCTCTTTAAAACTTAACATCTTGTTATAAAAGTCCTTACAGCTTCTTCAATATTCTCATACACTTACGTAtcttaatttatttttttccatatatgtaATATCGTGCATCTCTGTATATACCATACCGGTTTATTTCAGCAAACATTTTTTTCCACTAAACCCTAGACAatactggcctttgaccttacccgtaAGGGCTGGGATTAAAGGCCGGGGATAAAGACGCTGTTTGTTCGTAAGAATAAGAAATAACTAGATGGTAAAACCAACGCTTGTGTTAGTCACAGAGCACCTGTAGATAATGGGAGTTAAGACTTGGGAATTCCATATCTATAGGTGAACGGATAAGACAGACATTAACTTATATAACACCAGCAGTTGACAGAGGTGTTAGTTTTGTGGACACCCGTACATTAATCATGCAGCAACTGACAACCTAGAAACACCTGTAAGTGGTTAGGTTATGTAAATATTAGTAGGTAAACAACTGTGCACGATGTTAGTGTGAAAACAGATGCATTACT
Coding sequences within it:
- the LOC139761075 gene encoding uncharacterized protein isoform X1, with the protein product MMSSTDSSDDHAMAESSPSVVRGAVDASHSLHRSLATYRYENALIKTELSAVLARHAREIEELKLKYQTQIRELEKQRTEAESQVSEVQGTQIEKERKLQQANIQFQQKIKVMEEDLEAVTRARDKLLKEKAQAEEDLQQRILTLQTTLQAIKGDKVHLSETVDSLRGELDKEKTTVRELTTTLNSERLQQQLIESRLSEVEQHCQVQLKAAKAEVSQLRRDKDQDTATTAKRINELMKMIEEEKEVVTMVRERAAAKEQELEKRIAEERRLHLTSSNQHAQQNSQLQDHIRVLEAKTKGLEEKRDTGLSDLQTEVQQVTEKLHSVEREKVVLEARVASLESMEGLLRREREDSSTLRQELHKQEAETQELKTHISDLQQQCHQLKNKLSEAKSQYDMVKEEAKKGRESGDHLMADLRASHQEELEQLRARISNLEIRLAEKNKNYLEECSQLKQKVRTYGKLIKKLRLKLELGEVQVEQLEAQRAALQGNVPAHVHRHLQSQLQDITRKHNEFAAFIRGLSEFHSSLPEITELTTRVGAVGQKLSELEEDQLQCLSELQSL
- the LOC139761075 gene encoding uncharacterized protein isoform X2; translated protein: MMSSTDSSDDHAMAESSPSVVRGAVDASHSLHRSLATYRYENALIKTELSAVLARHAREIEELKLKYQTQIRELEKQRTEAESQVSEVQGTQIEKERKLQQANIQFQQKIKVMEEDLEAVTRARDKLLKEKAQAEEDLQQRILTLQTTLQAIKGDKVHLSETVDSLRGELDKEKTTVRELTTTLNSERLQQQLIESRLSEVEQHCQVQLKAAKAEVSQLRRDKDQDTATTAKRINELMKMIEEEKEVVTMVRERAAAKEQELEKRIAEERRLHLTSSNQHAQQNSQLQDHIRVLEAKTKGLEEKRDTGLSDLQTEVQQVTEKLHSVEREKVVLEARVASLESMEGLLRREREDSSTLRQELHKQEAETQELKTHISDLQQQCHQLKNKLSEAKSQYDMVKEEAKKGRESGDHLMADLRASHQEELEQLRARISNLEIRLAEKNKNYLEECSQLKQKVRTYGKLIKKLRLKLELGEVQVEQLEAQRAALQDH